The Danio rerio strain Tuebingen ecotype United States chromosome 1, GRCz12tu, whole genome shotgun sequence genome includes a region encoding these proteins:
- the atf7ip gene encoding activating transcription factor 7-interacting protein 1 isoform X6 has translation MEVAVPEEPQKKIFRARKTMKMSDRQQLEVLHNTLATTNSSLSSSPPQTPLMNGTHTETEKDLNNKEGDLMAPATDSARCSPSPSFPVSRSPSPPNTQTTSPAMDLEDPLVATEEKKETSNKSSSSSPSASPAGLNCDPEVKEGFLCLSEEDETQADKDEKDSSEEKMNVDAETEDQKEEKDEKDTDTPENAEADNSAPVGLKRTLSEEKDEDDKEIEEERDGKRARLEGEELEAQLELKITANGGNRDKIEKMVQQLVEERLRVLQLTVFDRSLKELKDRVEKIDNVTKQQNALQHINTLQAKISRLAKKFGAANQASENAKRTQDAQAAAAAAQANNATNATTPQRTVKTTVDSKLSSSPTVSNSTAVPAQPKPLSTPATPTSSALATTAPILQIISTTTSSTPSSTSLPGQSQTGTLLLKTGPNPTVMTNAPATSGGQPVAMQQLLIQLPLAMANGQSGALVNAAGGVGLIPVSSLSTVSNINKAKTTTPATTFMLQKTAGNVSSATSSAPAVSLARAVYPGGTGTVSSPNTGISVTTARTPTQCAAVVGVSTAAASPGTTGPAATGSAAAAAGSPSASALASKTDNQASTPKTASQPGRPKGSVIDLTEDDDDVQVTGVQKATVSPVTTQRSSGPPPLVSSTPNTGTGVRSAQRSTVDSPSQSRPSSSSSTSLPPLPLAPSPPARLPPEANHTSPPQQPQLKLARVQSQNGIVLSWCVAETDRNCAAVDTYHLYAYHQDHQSSVSGASAQMLWKKIGEVKALPLPMACTLTQFVSGSTYYFAVRAKDVYGRFGPFCEPQCTDVITPASSAST, from the exons ATGGAAGTAGCTGTACCTGAGGAACCTCAAAAGAAAATCTTTCGCGCACGGAAAACTATGAAGATGAGTGATCGACAGCAATTGGAAGTGCTGcacaacaccctggcaaccaccaaCTCCAGCTTATCTTCCTCTCCACCTCAGACACCTCTGATGAACGGCACTCATACCGAGACGGAGAAAGACTTGAATAATAAGGAGGGTGACCTGATGGCACCTGCCACAGATTCAGCTCGCTGTTCCCCATCTCCATCCTTCCCAGTCTCTCGATCGCCCTCTCCACCCAACACACAGACTACCTCACCTGCGATGGATTTGGAAGACCCCCTTGTGGCCACCGAGGAGAAAAAGGAGACAAGCAATAAAAGTTCATCCTCTTCACCTTCTGCTTCTCCTGCTGGGTTGAACTGTGACCCAGAGGTTAAAGAAGGATTTCTGTGCTTGAGCGAAGAAGATGAGACCCAAGCAGACAAAGATGAAAAAGACAGTAGTGAGGAGAAGATGAATGTAGATGCTGAGACTGAAGACCAAAAAGAGGAAAAGGATGAAAAAGATACTGATACACCTGAGAATGCAGAAG CAGACAACAGTGCCCCTGTTGGTCTAAAGAGAACATTGTCCGAGGAGAAAGATGAAGATGATAAAGAAATCGAGGAGGAGAGAGATGGGAAACGAGCAAGGCTGGAGGGTGAGGAGCTGGAGGCTCAGCTGGAGCTGAAAATCACAGCCAACGGTGGAAACCGGGACAAAATAGAGAag ATGGTGCAGCAGTTAGTCGAGGAACGGTTACGGGTCCTGCAGTTGACTGTATTTGACAGAAGCTTAAAAGAGCTGAAAGACAGGGTGGAGAAGATCGACAATGTAACCAAACAACAGAATGCTCTTCAGCATATTAATACACTACAG GCTAAGATTTCCCGGCTAGCCAAAAAGTTTGGTGCTGCTAATCAGGCTTCGGAGAATGCGAAGAGAACTCAAGAT GCTCAAGCTGCCGCTGCTGCTGCTCAAGCCAACAATGCAACCAACGCGACTACACCACAACG TACTGTTAAAACCACAGTGGATTCCAAATTGTCCAGTTCACCTACTGTCTCTAACTCAACTG CGGTCCCAGCCCAGCCCAAACCTCTGTCCACGCCGGCTACGCCAACTTCCTCTGCTCTGGCTACCACTGCGCCAATTCTTCAGATCATCTCCACAACCACAAGCTCCACTCCTTCATCCACCTCTTTGCCTGGTCAGTCCCAGACTGGCACCCTACTACTAAAGACTGGTCCAAATCCAACAGTTATGACCAACGCCCCAGCAACATCAGGGGGTCAACCGGTGGCCATGCAGCAACTTTTAATTCAGCTGCCTTTAGCCATGGCCAATGGGCAAAGCGGGGCGCTAGTTAATGCTGCCGGTGGAGTTGGTTTGATACCGGTGTCGTCATTATCAACGGTTAGTAACATTAATAAAGCAAAGACGACTACACCTGCTACCACCTTCATGCTTCAGAAGACAGCAGGCAATGTTTCATCCGCCACTTCTTCAGCTCCAGCAGTGTCATTAGCAAGGGCTGTGTATCCGGGTGGCACAGGGACTGTTAGTTCACCCAACACAGGGATATCTGTGACAACTGCCCGAACGCCTACACAGTGTGCCGCTGTTGTGGGAGTCTCGACAGCAGCCGCTTCTCCTGGAACCACAGGACCTGCAGCAACAGGATCAGCAGCAGCTGCGGCTGGTTCACCATCGGCTTCGGCATTGGCTTCTAAGACCG atAATCAGGCCTCGACACCAAAAACAGCCTCTCAG CCTGGGCGTCCTAAAGGTTCTGTGATTGATCTGAccgaagatgatgatgatgttcaAG TGACAGGAGTCCAAAAGGCTACTGTTTCCCCTGTCACTACCCAGCGTTCATCTGGGCCACCTCCATTAGTCAGCTCTACTCCTAATACCG GTACAGGAGTTCGATCGGCACAACGTTCCACTGTG gATTCTCCATCTCAATCCCGTCCAAGCTCTTCTTCCTCCACCTCTCTTCCTCCGCTACCACTGGCACCATCACCACCGGCGCGCCTCCCACCCGAAGCCAACCACACATCCCCTCCACAGCAGCCGCAGCTCAAACTCGCACGCGTCCAGAGCCAAAACGGCATCGTCCTCTCCTGGTGTGTTGCTGAAACAGACCGCAACTGCGCCGCTGTGGATACCTACCACCTGTACGCCTATCACCAGGACCACCAGAGCTCAGTTTCAGGTGCTTCAGCTCAGATGCTGTGGAAGAAGATCGGGGAGGTGAAGGCGCTGCCGCTTCCAATGGCCTGCACCTTGACCCAGTTCGTGTCAGGTTCCACATATTACTTTGCAGTGAGGGCGAAAGATGTGTATGGACGATTCGGTCCGTTCTGTGAACCGCAGTGCACTGATGTCATTACTCCAGCATCTTCGGCATCCACCTAA
- the atf7ip gene encoding activating transcription factor 7-interacting protein 1 isoform X5, giving the protein MKLNDTDPQATACQIHEQDSSRHPSLVKMEVAVPEEPQKKIFRARKTMKMSDRQQLEVLHNTLATTNSSLSSSPPQTPLMNGTHTETEKDLNNKEGDLMAPATDSARCSPSPSFPVSRSPSPPNTQTTSPAMDLEDPLVATEEKKETSNKSSSSSPSASPAGLNCDPEVKEGFLCLSEEDETQADKDEKDSSEEKMNVDAETEDQKEEKDEKDTDTPENAEDNSAPVGLKRTLSEEKDEDDKEIEEERDGKRARLEGEELEAQLELKITANGGNRDKIEKMVQQLVEERLRVLQLTVFDRSLKELKDRVEKIDNVTKQQNALQHINTLQAKISRLAKKFGAANQASENAKRTQDAQAAAAAAQANNATNATTPQRTVKTTVDSKLSSSPTVSNSTAVPAQPKPLSTPATPTSSALATTAPILQIISTTTSSTPSSTSLPGQSQTGTLLLKTGPNPTVMTNAPATSGGQPVAMQQLLIQLPLAMANGQSGALVNAAGGVGLIPVSSLSTVSNINKAKTTTPATTFMLQKTAGNVSSATSSAPAVSLARAVYPGGTGTVSSPNTGISVTTARTPTQCAAVVGVSTAAASPGTTGPAATGSAAAAAGSPSASALASKTDNQASTPKTASQPGRPKGSVIDLTEDDDDVQVTGVQKATVSPVTTQRSSGPPPLVSSTPNTGTGVRSAQRSTVDSPSQSRPSSSSSTSLPPLPLAPSPPARLPPEANHTSPPQQPQLKLARVQSQNGIVLSWCVAETDRNCAAVDTYHLYAYHQDHQSSVSGASAQMLWKKIGEVKALPLPMACTLTQFVSGSTYYFAVRAKDVYGRFGPFCEPQCTDVITPASSAST; this is encoded by the exons ATGAAACTGAATGATACA GATCCTCAAGCGACTGCCTGCCAAATCCATGAACAGGACAGTTCGAGACATCCTAGCCTG gtgAAAATGGAAGTAGCTGTACCTGAGGAACCTCAAAAGAAAATCTTTCGCGCACGGAAAACTATGAAGATGAGTGATCGACAGCAATTGGAAGTGCTGcacaacaccctggcaaccaccaaCTCCAGCTTATCTTCCTCTCCACCTCAGACACCTCTGATGAACGGCACTCATACCGAGACGGAGAAAGACTTGAATAATAAGGAGGGTGACCTGATGGCACCTGCCACAGATTCAGCTCGCTGTTCCCCATCTCCATCCTTCCCAGTCTCTCGATCGCCCTCTCCACCCAACACACAGACTACCTCACCTGCGATGGATTTGGAAGACCCCCTTGTGGCCACCGAGGAGAAAAAGGAGACAAGCAATAAAAGTTCATCCTCTTCACCTTCTGCTTCTCCTGCTGGGTTGAACTGTGACCCAGAGGTTAAAGAAGGATTTCTGTGCTTGAGCGAAGAAGATGAGACCCAAGCAGACAAAGATGAAAAAGACAGTAGTGAGGAGAAGATGAATGTAGATGCTGAGACTGAAGACCAAAAAGAGGAAAAGGATGAAAAAGATACTGATACACCTGAGAATGCAGAAG ACAACAGTGCCCCTGTTGGTCTAAAGAGAACATTGTCCGAGGAGAAAGATGAAGATGATAAAGAAATCGAGGAGGAGAGAGATGGGAAACGAGCAAGGCTGGAGGGTGAGGAGCTGGAGGCTCAGCTGGAGCTGAAAATCACAGCCAACGGTGGAAACCGGGACAAAATAGAGAag ATGGTGCAGCAGTTAGTCGAGGAACGGTTACGGGTCCTGCAGTTGACTGTATTTGACAGAAGCTTAAAAGAGCTGAAAGACAGGGTGGAGAAGATCGACAATGTAACCAAACAACAGAATGCTCTTCAGCATATTAATACACTACAG GCTAAGATTTCCCGGCTAGCCAAAAAGTTTGGTGCTGCTAATCAGGCTTCGGAGAATGCGAAGAGAACTCAAGAT GCTCAAGCTGCCGCTGCTGCTGCTCAAGCCAACAATGCAACCAACGCGACTACACCACAACG TACTGTTAAAACCACAGTGGATTCCAAATTGTCCAGTTCACCTACTGTCTCTAACTCAACTG CGGTCCCAGCCCAGCCCAAACCTCTGTCCACGCCGGCTACGCCAACTTCCTCTGCTCTGGCTACCACTGCGCCAATTCTTCAGATCATCTCCACAACCACAAGCTCCACTCCTTCATCCACCTCTTTGCCTGGTCAGTCCCAGACTGGCACCCTACTACTAAAGACTGGTCCAAATCCAACAGTTATGACCAACGCCCCAGCAACATCAGGGGGTCAACCGGTGGCCATGCAGCAACTTTTAATTCAGCTGCCTTTAGCCATGGCCAATGGGCAAAGCGGGGCGCTAGTTAATGCTGCCGGTGGAGTTGGTTTGATACCGGTGTCGTCATTATCAACGGTTAGTAACATTAATAAAGCAAAGACGACTACACCTGCTACCACCTTCATGCTTCAGAAGACAGCAGGCAATGTTTCATCCGCCACTTCTTCAGCTCCAGCAGTGTCATTAGCAAGGGCTGTGTATCCGGGTGGCACAGGGACTGTTAGTTCACCCAACACAGGGATATCTGTGACAACTGCCCGAACGCCTACACAGTGTGCCGCTGTTGTGGGAGTCTCGACAGCAGCCGCTTCTCCTGGAACCACAGGACCTGCAGCAACAGGATCAGCAGCAGCTGCGGCTGGTTCACCATCGGCTTCGGCATTGGCTTCTAAGACCG atAATCAGGCCTCGACACCAAAAACAGCCTCTCAG CCTGGGCGTCCTAAAGGTTCTGTGATTGATCTGAccgaagatgatgatgatgttcaAG TGACAGGAGTCCAAAAGGCTACTGTTTCCCCTGTCACTACCCAGCGTTCATCTGGGCCACCTCCATTAGTCAGCTCTACTCCTAATACCG GTACAGGAGTTCGATCGGCACAACGTTCCACTGTG gATTCTCCATCTCAATCCCGTCCAAGCTCTTCTTCCTCCACCTCTCTTCCTCCGCTACCACTGGCACCATCACCACCGGCGCGCCTCCCACCCGAAGCCAACCACACATCCCCTCCACAGCAGCCGCAGCTCAAACTCGCACGCGTCCAGAGCCAAAACGGCATCGTCCTCTCCTGGTGTGTTGCTGAAACAGACCGCAACTGCGCCGCTGTGGATACCTACCACCTGTACGCCTATCACCAGGACCACCAGAGCTCAGTTTCAGGTGCTTCAGCTCAGATGCTGTGGAAGAAGATCGGGGAGGTGAAGGCGCTGCCGCTTCCAATGGCCTGCACCTTGACCCAGTTCGTGTCAGGTTCCACATATTACTTTGCAGTGAGGGCGAAAGATGTGTATGGACGATTCGGTCCGTTCTGTGAACCGCAGTGCACTGATGTCATTACTCCAGCATCTTCGGCATCCACCTAA
- the atf7ip gene encoding activating transcription factor 7-interacting protein 1 isoform X7, whose product MEVAVPEEPQKKIFRARKTMKMSDRQQLEVLHNTLATTNSSLSSSPPQTPLMNGTHTETEKDLNNKEGDLMAPATDSARCSPSPSFPVSRSPSPPNTQTTSPAMDLEDPLVATEEKKETSNKSSSSSPSASPAGLNCDPEVKEGFLCLSEEDETQADKDEKDSSEEKMNVDAETEDQKEEKDEKDTDTPENAEDNSAPVGLKRTLSEEKDEDDKEIEEERDGKRARLEGEELEAQLELKITANGGNRDKIEKMVQQLVEERLRVLQLTVFDRSLKELKDRVEKIDNVTKQQNALQHINTLQAKISRLAKKFGAANQASENAKRTQDAQAAAAAAQANNATNATTPQRTVKTTVDSKLSSSPTVSNSTAVPAQPKPLSTPATPTSSALATTAPILQIISTTTSSTPSSTSLPGQSQTGTLLLKTGPNPTVMTNAPATSGGQPVAMQQLLIQLPLAMANGQSGALVNAAGGVGLIPVSSLSTVSNINKAKTTTPATTFMLQKTAGNVSSATSSAPAVSLARAVYPGGTGTVSSPNTGISVTTARTPTQCAAVVGVSTAAASPGTTGPAATGSAAAAAGSPSASALASKTDNQASTPKTASQPGRPKGSVIDLTEDDDDVQVTGVQKATVSPVTTQRSSGPPPLVSSTPNTGTGVRSAQRSTVDSPSQSRPSSSSSTSLPPLPLAPSPPARLPPEANHTSPPQQPQLKLARVQSQNGIVLSWCVAETDRNCAAVDTYHLYAYHQDHQSSVSGASAQMLWKKIGEVKALPLPMACTLTQFVSGSTYYFAVRAKDVYGRFGPFCEPQCTDVITPASSAST is encoded by the exons ATGGAAGTAGCTGTACCTGAGGAACCTCAAAAGAAAATCTTTCGCGCACGGAAAACTATGAAGATGAGTGATCGACAGCAATTGGAAGTGCTGcacaacaccctggcaaccaccaaCTCCAGCTTATCTTCCTCTCCACCTCAGACACCTCTGATGAACGGCACTCATACCGAGACGGAGAAAGACTTGAATAATAAGGAGGGTGACCTGATGGCACCTGCCACAGATTCAGCTCGCTGTTCCCCATCTCCATCCTTCCCAGTCTCTCGATCGCCCTCTCCACCCAACACACAGACTACCTCACCTGCGATGGATTTGGAAGACCCCCTTGTGGCCACCGAGGAGAAAAAGGAGACAAGCAATAAAAGTTCATCCTCTTCACCTTCTGCTTCTCCTGCTGGGTTGAACTGTGACCCAGAGGTTAAAGAAGGATTTCTGTGCTTGAGCGAAGAAGATGAGACCCAAGCAGACAAAGATGAAAAAGACAGTAGTGAGGAGAAGATGAATGTAGATGCTGAGACTGAAGACCAAAAAGAGGAAAAGGATGAAAAAGATACTGATACACCTGAGAATGCAGAAG ACAACAGTGCCCCTGTTGGTCTAAAGAGAACATTGTCCGAGGAGAAAGATGAAGATGATAAAGAAATCGAGGAGGAGAGAGATGGGAAACGAGCAAGGCTGGAGGGTGAGGAGCTGGAGGCTCAGCTGGAGCTGAAAATCACAGCCAACGGTGGAAACCGGGACAAAATAGAGAag ATGGTGCAGCAGTTAGTCGAGGAACGGTTACGGGTCCTGCAGTTGACTGTATTTGACAGAAGCTTAAAAGAGCTGAAAGACAGGGTGGAGAAGATCGACAATGTAACCAAACAACAGAATGCTCTTCAGCATATTAATACACTACAG GCTAAGATTTCCCGGCTAGCCAAAAAGTTTGGTGCTGCTAATCAGGCTTCGGAGAATGCGAAGAGAACTCAAGAT GCTCAAGCTGCCGCTGCTGCTGCTCAAGCCAACAATGCAACCAACGCGACTACACCACAACG TACTGTTAAAACCACAGTGGATTCCAAATTGTCCAGTTCACCTACTGTCTCTAACTCAACTG CGGTCCCAGCCCAGCCCAAACCTCTGTCCACGCCGGCTACGCCAACTTCCTCTGCTCTGGCTACCACTGCGCCAATTCTTCAGATCATCTCCACAACCACAAGCTCCACTCCTTCATCCACCTCTTTGCCTGGTCAGTCCCAGACTGGCACCCTACTACTAAAGACTGGTCCAAATCCAACAGTTATGACCAACGCCCCAGCAACATCAGGGGGTCAACCGGTGGCCATGCAGCAACTTTTAATTCAGCTGCCTTTAGCCATGGCCAATGGGCAAAGCGGGGCGCTAGTTAATGCTGCCGGTGGAGTTGGTTTGATACCGGTGTCGTCATTATCAACGGTTAGTAACATTAATAAAGCAAAGACGACTACACCTGCTACCACCTTCATGCTTCAGAAGACAGCAGGCAATGTTTCATCCGCCACTTCTTCAGCTCCAGCAGTGTCATTAGCAAGGGCTGTGTATCCGGGTGGCACAGGGACTGTTAGTTCACCCAACACAGGGATATCTGTGACAACTGCCCGAACGCCTACACAGTGTGCCGCTGTTGTGGGAGTCTCGACAGCAGCCGCTTCTCCTGGAACCACAGGACCTGCAGCAACAGGATCAGCAGCAGCTGCGGCTGGTTCACCATCGGCTTCGGCATTGGCTTCTAAGACCG atAATCAGGCCTCGACACCAAAAACAGCCTCTCAG CCTGGGCGTCCTAAAGGTTCTGTGATTGATCTGAccgaagatgatgatgatgttcaAG TGACAGGAGTCCAAAAGGCTACTGTTTCCCCTGTCACTACCCAGCGTTCATCTGGGCCACCTCCATTAGTCAGCTCTACTCCTAATACCG GTACAGGAGTTCGATCGGCACAACGTTCCACTGTG gATTCTCCATCTCAATCCCGTCCAAGCTCTTCTTCCTCCACCTCTCTTCCTCCGCTACCACTGGCACCATCACCACCGGCGCGCCTCCCACCCGAAGCCAACCACACATCCCCTCCACAGCAGCCGCAGCTCAAACTCGCACGCGTCCAGAGCCAAAACGGCATCGTCCTCTCCTGGTGTGTTGCTGAAACAGACCGCAACTGCGCCGCTGTGGATACCTACCACCTGTACGCCTATCACCAGGACCACCAGAGCTCAGTTTCAGGTGCTTCAGCTCAGATGCTGTGGAAGAAGATCGGGGAGGTGAAGGCGCTGCCGCTTCCAATGGCCTGCACCTTGACCCAGTTCGTGTCAGGTTCCACATATTACTTTGCAGTGAGGGCGAAAGATGTGTATGGACGATTCGGTCCGTTCTGTGAACCGCAGTGCACTGATGTCATTACTCCAGCATCTTCGGCATCCACCTAA
- the atf7ip gene encoding activating transcription factor 7-interacting protein 1 isoform X2, translating to MISWFWSFFGTNHNLQNQICTEDPQATACQIHEQDSSRHPSLVKMEVAVPEEPQKKIFRARKTMKMSDRQQLEVLHNTLATTNSSLSSSPPQTPLMNGTHTETEKDLNNKEGDLMAPATDSARCSPSPSFPVSRSPSPPNTQTTSPAMDLEDPLVATEEKKETSNKSSSSSPSASPAGLNCDPEVKEGFLCLSEEDETQADKDEKDSSEEKMNVDAETEDQKEEKDEKDTDTPENAEDNSAPVGLKRTLSEEKDEDDKEIEEERDGKRARLEGEELEAQLELKITANGGNRDKIEKMVQQLVEERLRVLQLTVFDRSLKELKDRVEKIDNVTKQQNALQHINTLQAKISRLAKKFGAANQASENAKRTQDAQAAAAAAQANNATNATTPQRTVKTTVDSKLSSSPTVSNSTAVPAQPKPLSTPATPTSSALATTAPILQIISTTTSSTPSSTSLPGQSQTGTLLLKTGPNPTVMTNAPATSGGQPVAMQQLLIQLPLAMANGQSGALVNAAGGVGLIPVSSLSTVSNINKAKTTTPATTFMLQKTAGNVSSATSSAPAVSLARAVYPGGTGTVSSPNTGISVTTARTPTQCAAVVGVSTAAASPGTTGPAATGSAAAAAGSPSASALASKTDNQASTPKTASQPGRPKGSVIDLTEDDDDVQVTGVQKATVSPVTTQRSSGPPPLVSSTPNTGTGVRSAQRSTVDSPSQSRPSSSSSTSLPPLPLAPSPPARLPPEANHTSPPQQPQLKLARVQSQNGIVLSWCVAETDRNCAAVDTYHLYAYHQDHQSSVSGASAQMLWKKIGEVKALPLPMACTLTQFVSGSTYYFAVRAKDVYGRFGPFCEPQCTDVITPASSAST from the exons ATGATTAGCTGGTTCTGGTCCTTTTTTGGAACCAATCACAATCTTCAAAACCAAATCTGCACAGAG GATCCTCAAGCGACTGCCTGCCAAATCCATGAACAGGACAGTTCGAGACATCCTAGCCTG gtgAAAATGGAAGTAGCTGTACCTGAGGAACCTCAAAAGAAAATCTTTCGCGCACGGAAAACTATGAAGATGAGTGATCGACAGCAATTGGAAGTGCTGcacaacaccctggcaaccaccaaCTCCAGCTTATCTTCCTCTCCACCTCAGACACCTCTGATGAACGGCACTCATACCGAGACGGAGAAAGACTTGAATAATAAGGAGGGTGACCTGATGGCACCTGCCACAGATTCAGCTCGCTGTTCCCCATCTCCATCCTTCCCAGTCTCTCGATCGCCCTCTCCACCCAACACACAGACTACCTCACCTGCGATGGATTTGGAAGACCCCCTTGTGGCCACCGAGGAGAAAAAGGAGACAAGCAATAAAAGTTCATCCTCTTCACCTTCTGCTTCTCCTGCTGGGTTGAACTGTGACCCAGAGGTTAAAGAAGGATTTCTGTGCTTGAGCGAAGAAGATGAGACCCAAGCAGACAAAGATGAAAAAGACAGTAGTGAGGAGAAGATGAATGTAGATGCTGAGACTGAAGACCAAAAAGAGGAAAAGGATGAAAAAGATACTGATACACCTGAGAATGCAGAAG ACAACAGTGCCCCTGTTGGTCTAAAGAGAACATTGTCCGAGGAGAAAGATGAAGATGATAAAGAAATCGAGGAGGAGAGAGATGGGAAACGAGCAAGGCTGGAGGGTGAGGAGCTGGAGGCTCAGCTGGAGCTGAAAATCACAGCCAACGGTGGAAACCGGGACAAAATAGAGAag ATGGTGCAGCAGTTAGTCGAGGAACGGTTACGGGTCCTGCAGTTGACTGTATTTGACAGAAGCTTAAAAGAGCTGAAAGACAGGGTGGAGAAGATCGACAATGTAACCAAACAACAGAATGCTCTTCAGCATATTAATACACTACAG GCTAAGATTTCCCGGCTAGCCAAAAAGTTTGGTGCTGCTAATCAGGCTTCGGAGAATGCGAAGAGAACTCAAGAT GCTCAAGCTGCCGCTGCTGCTGCTCAAGCCAACAATGCAACCAACGCGACTACACCACAACG TACTGTTAAAACCACAGTGGATTCCAAATTGTCCAGTTCACCTACTGTCTCTAACTCAACTG CGGTCCCAGCCCAGCCCAAACCTCTGTCCACGCCGGCTACGCCAACTTCCTCTGCTCTGGCTACCACTGCGCCAATTCTTCAGATCATCTCCACAACCACAAGCTCCACTCCTTCATCCACCTCTTTGCCTGGTCAGTCCCAGACTGGCACCCTACTACTAAAGACTGGTCCAAATCCAACAGTTATGACCAACGCCCCAGCAACATCAGGGGGTCAACCGGTGGCCATGCAGCAACTTTTAATTCAGCTGCCTTTAGCCATGGCCAATGGGCAAAGCGGGGCGCTAGTTAATGCTGCCGGTGGAGTTGGTTTGATACCGGTGTCGTCATTATCAACGGTTAGTAACATTAATAAAGCAAAGACGACTACACCTGCTACCACCTTCATGCTTCAGAAGACAGCAGGCAATGTTTCATCCGCCACTTCTTCAGCTCCAGCAGTGTCATTAGCAAGGGCTGTGTATCCGGGTGGCACAGGGACTGTTAGTTCACCCAACACAGGGATATCTGTGACAACTGCCCGAACGCCTACACAGTGTGCCGCTGTTGTGGGAGTCTCGACAGCAGCCGCTTCTCCTGGAACCACAGGACCTGCAGCAACAGGATCAGCAGCAGCTGCGGCTGGTTCACCATCGGCTTCGGCATTGGCTTCTAAGACCG atAATCAGGCCTCGACACCAAAAACAGCCTCTCAG CCTGGGCGTCCTAAAGGTTCTGTGATTGATCTGAccgaagatgatgatgatgttcaAG TGACAGGAGTCCAAAAGGCTACTGTTTCCCCTGTCACTACCCAGCGTTCATCTGGGCCACCTCCATTAGTCAGCTCTACTCCTAATACCG GTACAGGAGTTCGATCGGCACAACGTTCCACTGTG gATTCTCCATCTCAATCCCGTCCAAGCTCTTCTTCCTCCACCTCTCTTCCTCCGCTACCACTGGCACCATCACCACCGGCGCGCCTCCCACCCGAAGCCAACCACACATCCCCTCCACAGCAGCCGCAGCTCAAACTCGCACGCGTCCAGAGCCAAAACGGCATCGTCCTCTCCTGGTGTGTTGCTGAAACAGACCGCAACTGCGCCGCTGTGGATACCTACCACCTGTACGCCTATCACCAGGACCACCAGAGCTCAGTTTCAGGTGCTTCAGCTCAGATGCTGTGGAAGAAGATCGGGGAGGTGAAGGCGCTGCCGCTTCCAATGGCCTGCACCTTGACCCAGTTCGTGTCAGGTTCCACATATTACTTTGCAGTGAGGGCGAAAGATGTGTATGGACGATTCGGTCCGTTCTGTGAACCGCAGTGCACTGATGTCATTACTCCAGCATCTTCGGCATCCACCTAA